The proteins below are encoded in one region of Rhodoluna lacicola:
- a CDS encoding tetratricopeptide repeat protein, which translates to MPDFMSRASLAGAVDLSGLKKADPIAKSATANPAAPVSAIKVPDVTAQGTEANLKNFVTISGTVPVLIDFFAADLESSQQLSEKLLALVRKLGGKMFLLRVDTQASLSVAQAFGVKEVPSVVALIKGQPIPLFEGDQTADTIQTVLTRLLQVAEENGVNGLLEVSTEFTEEQVQELPPKHKAAYDAIDAGDYESAIAHYESALNENPADAMAVAGLAQSKLLLRTKGIDFEAVLASSPTDFDATVLKADACVAVGHPAEGYQTILTRFAVADKDEREKLRKHLLELFAVSPPDAPELAAARRSLAALLY; encoded by the coding sequence GTGCCTGACTTCATGTCAAGAGCAAGCCTGGCAGGCGCGGTTGATCTATCAGGCCTTAAGAAGGCAGATCCAATTGCTAAGTCAGCAACCGCCAATCCGGCTGCACCAGTTTCTGCAATCAAGGTTCCTGACGTCACTGCGCAGGGCACCGAGGCAAATCTAAAAAACTTCGTGACCATTTCTGGCACGGTTCCAGTGCTGATCGATTTTTTTGCCGCCGACCTTGAGTCGAGCCAGCAGCTCAGCGAGAAGCTCCTTGCCTTGGTAAGAAAACTTGGCGGCAAAATGTTTTTGCTACGAGTGGACACCCAGGCGTCGCTCAGTGTTGCGCAGGCGTTTGGCGTGAAAGAAGTGCCGAGCGTGGTTGCCTTAATTAAGGGGCAGCCGATTCCGCTTTTTGAAGGCGATCAAACCGCGGACACAATTCAAACCGTGCTGACCAGGTTGCTTCAGGTGGCTGAGGAAAACGGCGTAAATGGCTTGCTTGAAGTGTCTACCGAATTCACCGAAGAGCAAGTTCAAGAGTTACCGCCGAAGCACAAAGCCGCCTACGACGCAATTGATGCCGGTGATTATGAGTCCGCCATTGCTCACTATGAATCGGCTTTGAACGAGAATCCTGCTGATGCGATGGCTGTTGCAGGATTGGCTCAATCGAAATTGTTGCTTCGCACCAAGGGGATTGACTTTGAGGCAGTGCTGGCTAGCTCCCCAACTGACTTTGATGCAACCGTTCTAAAAGCCGATGCCTGCGTTGCCGTTGGGCACCCAGCCGAGGGATACCAGACCATCCTCACTCGCTTCGCTGTCGCAGATAAAGATGAGCGTGAAAAACTACGAAAGCACTTGCTTGAGCTTTTTGCTGTTTCTCCGCCGGATGCCCCTGAGTTAGCGGCAGCACGCCGGTCATTAGCAGCCTTGTTGTACTAG